Within Actinosynnema pretiosum, the genomic segment GGATCGCGGCGCTGCTCGCGGCGGACGCGCGCTGGATGCCGGACCGGGCGGCGGTGGCGGTGATCGCGCTGCTGGTGCTGCCGACGGTGCTGCGCGGCCCGCGACCGGTGCTGGGCTGGTGCGCGACGGCCGGGGTGACGGCGGCGGCGCTGGCCGTGGGCGTGGCGGCGACGCGCGCCCCGGCGGGCGGGACGGCGGCGGGGGCTCCGGCCGCAGGCGGGGCGGGCGCGGACGTGACCGGTGGCTCGGGGCGGGCCGTCGGCGACGTGGCAGGCGCTCCGGGCCTGGCAGGCGGTCCTGGGGCCGCGGGCGGACCCGGACTGGCCGGTGGTCCTGCCCCGGCCGCAGGCTCCGACCTCGCAGGCGGTCCCGATCTCGCAGCCAGCCCCGACCTCGCAGGCGGTTCCCCGCTGGACGCCCTGGTCGCCGGTCCGCCGTCGACGGCGCCCTACCTGGCGCTCATCGCCGCGTTCGCGGGCGCGTCCTGGTTGGCGCTGTGCCCGCCGACGCGGGCGGCGCGGGTGGTCGGGGGCGTGTTCGGGGCGGTGCTGCTGGCCGCGCTCGGGCACGTGACCGCCTCCGGCTGGCTGGTGTCGCCGCCCGCCGGTGACCCCCTGCTGGCCCGCGCCGAGCTGGGCGGCGCACGGGTGGACGTGCTCGTGGTCCCGCACATGCCCGGCTGGAACCTGGTGCAGACCTCGGGCGCCGCCACCTCCGTCGGCAACGCCCCCGCCGCGCTCACCCCCACCTCCCCGGTCGCCGGGCAGGGCGGGCGGTGGGCGCTGGTGTGGCTGCCCGAGGGCAGGGGCGAGCTGTGGCTGGCGGGGGCGGGCGCGCGCACGACCGTGGTCGTGGACACCGGGACGACCGCGTGGACCGGGCGGGACGTGCGCGGGCCGGACGGCCCCGACTACGCGTCCGCCGTGCTGGCCGCCCGGCTCGCGGGCGGGCGGGGCGACCTGCCGCTGCCCGAGCTGTCCGCCGAGGACGCCCGCGCGCTGCGCGCGGAGGTCGCGGCCGTCGGCGGACCGCTCGCGGTGCGGGCGGACGCCTCGCCGCGCTCGGCCGAGGCCGCCGAGGTGGTGCGCGCGGAAGCGGACCGGCTGGGCGTCCCCGTCGACCCGGCCGCACCCAGGGCGCTGGTGCTGGGCGGCGAGCCGACCGGCGACCACCTCGCGCCCTGGCTCGCCCCGCCTGACCTGTCCACCCCGACGGCGCGCCGGTACGCCACCGTGCTCGCCGAGGCGTTCCCCGACGCGCGCCCCACCACGTCCGGCCTGCGCGCCTGGCTCGCCACCACCTGACCCCGCGGCAGCGCCACCCCCGCACCCCGAGCCCGTCCCGCGCTCCCGGCCATCCCCCGAGAGGACCCCCAGAGAATGCCGCTTCCAGCAGACCACCCGCGCAGGGTGGTCATCGTCGGCGCGGGCCTGGCAGGCACGGCCACCGCGATCCGCCTGCTCCGGTTCGCCGCCGAACCGGTCGAGGTGCGCCTGGTGGAGCGCCGGGCCGCGCACCGCAGCGCGGGCGTCGCCTACCACCCCGACGGCAACCACTGGCACCACGTGTTCAACATCCAGGCCGGTCGCATGTCGGTGTTCCGCGAGGACGTGGACGACTTCGTCTCGTGGGCCAACACCGAGGCCGACCGCTCCTCCTGGCCGGACGGGTGGCGCGGGACCGAGTTCACCGAGTCCGGTCCGGCGCCGCGCCGGGTGTACGCCGACTACCTGGCCGACCGGCTGGCCGCCGCCGCCCGCGAGGCCGCGCCGGGCGTGCGCCTGGTGGAGGTGGACGGCGAGGTGGTCGACGTCGAGCCGGACGGCGACGGCCACCGGCTCCTCGTGGAGCTGCCGCCGTCGGCGGGCGGCGGTCGTGAGCGCGTGCGGGCCGACCACGTCGTGCTCGCCACCGGCCTGGAGGAGAAGGACCTGCCGTTCGCGGCGGACGTCGCCGACCACCCGGCGTTCGTGCGCCGCCCGTACTCCCGCGACGGCCTGGAGCGCGTCCTGGCCGTCCCGCCCGACGCCTCCGTGGTGATCGTCGGGACGCTGCTGAGCGCCTACGACTCGGCGGCGCTGCTGCTGCGCCGGGGCCACACCGGCCGCATCCGGATGCTGTCCGGTTCGGGCCGCACCCTGCGCACCTACCCCACCGACCACCGGCACCGGGTGCTCGACCTGCCGCCGCCCCGGCTGTCCGGGCCCCGCTACGAGGGCCGCGACGCGCTGGTGCGGCGCTGGCTGGCGGAGTGGCGGCGGGCCTGCGAGGCGCTGGTCGGCGCGCACCCGGACGTCGCGCCCGCCGTGGTGGCCGAGCGGGTGCTGAAGGCCTGGGAGCCGCACCTGCCGGAGGTGATGGCGCGCATCCCCACGCCGGAGCTGCGCGCGCTGCTGGACGCGCACGGCGGGCTGCTGGCCACCCTGCGGGTCAGCGCGGTCGAGCACACCACCGGGATCGTGGACGCCGCGCTCGCCGAGGGCGACCGGCTCACCGCCGAGTCGGGCCGGGTCGCGGGCATCCGGGCGGTGGACGGGGGGTCGCTGGTGGTGTCGCTGGTGGACGGCCGCGAGTTCCCGGCCGACCTGGTGATCTCCAACTTCGGCCGGGAACCGGACTACGAGCGGGTGGACTCGGCGCTGTGGCGCGGCCTGCTGCGCACCGGGCTGGCCGTGCCGCACGCGCGCACCGGGCGCGGGATCGAGGTGGGCGCGGACGGCGCGCTACTGTGCCCCGGCGGTGCGGAGCGGGGCGGGCTGTGGGCGGTGGGCGGGCCGCGCGAGGGCGACGAGGTGGTGCGCAACGGCAGGCTGGGGGCGTTCTCGTTCAACCTGGCCGCGATCAAGAACCACTCGGTGGGCGTGGCGGCGGCGCTGCTGCGCCGCCTGGAGTCCGGGTACGGCGAACCCGGCCGGGCCGATCCGGGGCTCGCGGACCCGGTGGCGCGCGCGGACTTCGAGCGCGCGGTGGACCTGGACGTGCGCCGCATGGCCACGGCGGACCGCGCCGGGCGGGAGGCGCTGGCGGGGGAGCTGGCGGACGCGGTGCGGTCGGCGCGCGAGCGCTGGGGCGGGTCGGCGGCGCCCTCGGCGCGCGAGCTGCGGACGGCGGTGAACGAGGCCGCGAGCGCGCGCCTGAACGACCTGTCGGTCACCCCGCGCGAGCTGCGCGACCGCCTGGGGTTGGGCGAAACCCTTTCGCGGTAGGTGTTGCCGCCCGATTAGTCCACTGTGGATGGACTAGGACCGCGCACGGGAGGAGATGCGCGGGGCGCGGCGCGGGCAGCACGCTCGTGGCATGACAGCGACGAGCGTGCGCGAGGTTCCGGGTGTGCTGCTGGTCGGTTCGCCGACCACGAGCGTGCAGGGCGAGTGCAACCGGGGAGGTGAGCCGATACCGGGCGCGGTGCTGGTGGCCGAGTCGCTCGGTCCCGAGCTGTACGAGGCGATCGTGGTGTCGGCGGCGGTGGTGTGCGCGCGGGGCGGGCGCACCGGGCACATGCAGTCGCTGTGCCGCTCGCGGGGCATCCCGGTGCTGCGGGTGGCCCCGGCGGAGCTGGGGGCGCTGGCGGGCGAGGTGACCGTGCGGCTGGACCGGGAGTCGGTGCTGCTGGGCGCGGCCGTGCCCGCCCCGCGCGCCCCCGGTCCGGCGCCCGCGCGGTTGGACGAGGTGGACTCGGTGTGCGTGGTGGTGGCGGACGCGACGGACGTGCGCGCGGTCAACGCCCTGTCGCCCTGGGTCGCGCAGGTGGAGAGCTACTTCATCCGGGAGGAGTTCGCCTGCCTGTCGGCGGAGCTGAGCCCGTTCGACGCGCTGCGCTCGGGCGTGGCCGGGGCGCGGCGGTACGGGGCGGCGCTGGCGGACGAGCTGTGCGGGATGCTCGCCGAGCTGCTGCCCGGCCAGCGGTTGGTGATGCGCCTGCTGGACCTGCGCTCGGACGACGCCGCGCAGATCACCACGGGCGTGCCGGTGGAGGGCGAGCCGAACCCGGAGCTGGGTCTGCACGGGGCGCGGTGGCTGCTGGCCGAGGAGAACTACCCGCACGCGTTCCGGGCGCTGCGGGGGAGGTTGCGCGAGCTGGCGGGGCCCGCGGCGGACCGGGTGAGCTTCGCGGTGCCGTTCATCAACGACCGGGACGAGTTCCAGCGGTTGCGCGCGCACCTCGGACTGGACGCGGGGACCCCGCTGGGGGTGTTCGTGGAGACGCCCGCCGCGGTGCACTCGACCGCCGAGTTCTGCGTGGCGGGGGCGAGCGAGCTGTTCGTGGGCACCAAGGACCTGATCCAGTTCTACCTGGCCGCCGACCGGGGCAACCACCTGGTGGCCTCGACCTACCAGACCAGGCACCCGGCGGTGCTGGCGGCGCTGCGGCACGCGGTCACCGCCGGGCGGGGCGGCGGGGTGCCGGTGCACGTGTTCGCGCTGGGCGCGGACGTGGAGCACTACGTGCGCAGGCTGCCGACCCGCAGGCTCATGATGTGCACGGCCGAGCTGCGGCAGGTGGCGCTGGCCGCGGCCGAGCGGGCCGCGGCAGAGCGGGCCGCGACCGGCCGGGTCGCCGGGGAGCCGGTCGCGGCGGCGGGGTGAGGCCGGTCAGCCGACCTCGGAGTGCACCGGCATCCCCGTCACCGGCCTCCCGGTCGCCTGCGCCACGGCCGAGGCGACCGCCGCCGCCGCGGGCGGGTAGGCCAGCTCGCCCATGCCGCCGAGCGGCGCGTCGGAGTCGACGAGCACCACGTCGAACTCGGGCGCGGCGTCGATCCGGGCCCACGCGTAGTCCCGGAACGACGACTGCTCCACCCGCCCGGCCCGGACCGTGATCCGCGCGCCGAGCACCGTGGAGATCGCGTCCAGCGCCCCGCCCTCCACCTGCGCCCGCACCCCGGACGGGTGCAGCGCCTGGCCGACGTCGACGGCGGCGGTCACCTTGCGCACCACCGGTTTCCCCCCGCGCGCGTCCACCTCGGCGAGCACCGCGATGGCCGACCCGTACTCCAGGTGGCAGGCCACCCCCAGCGCCCGCCCCGGCCCCGGCCGGAACCGGACCCGCGCCGCCGCCGCGTCCAGCACGCGCAGCACCCTGGGCTGGTCGGCCAGGAGCCTGCGCCGGTACTCGACCTGGTCCCAGCCCGCGCGCTGGGCGAGCGCGCTGAGGAAGCACTCCTCGGCGTAGGCGAACTGGCCCGCGTAGACCGCGCGCCAGAACCCGGTGCGCAGCGGCGCGGGCAGCACGGTGGCGGTCACCTCGCCGGGCACCGCGTAGGGGAAGTGGTCGCCGCTGGCGAGCACCAGCTGGGGGGTGCCGAAGAACGGCAGCACGGTCAGGCCCCAGGTGGCGACCCGGTGCGCGCGCCGCACGGGCAGGCCGTCCGGGCCGAGCTCGGCGGTGAGGCGGTGCGCCGACATGGGCCGGTACGAGTCGTGCCGGGTGTCGTCCTCGCGGGTCCACAGCACCTTGACCGGGGCGCCCGCCGCGCGCGAGCAGGCGATGGCCTCCAGCGCGTAGTCGTCCTCGATCCGCCTGCCGAACGCGCCGCCGGACAGCGTGGGCTCGACCTCCACCGGCACGCCGAGCGCGCGGGTGAGGGTGTCGCGCAGCCCGCCGGGGTCCTGGGTGGGCGCCCACAGCCGGACCAGGTCGGGGCGGGCGTCGGCGGTGGCGTTCATGGGTTCCATGGGGGCGTGCGCGAGCAGCGGCAGCTCGTAGGCGGCGGTGTGGCCGTTCGCGGGCGGCGGGTCCTGCGGGAGCGCGGCGACCAGCTGCGCCAGCCACTCGCGGCTGTCGGCGTCCGGCGTGCCGCCGGTCCACTCGCAGGTGAGCGCGGCCCGTCCGGCGAGCGCGGCGGGCGCCGAGCGGGCCACCACCGCCACCCCGCCCTGGGCGCCTGCGACGCCGTCGAGCGCGACGGTGGTCAGCACACCGGGCACGGCCAGCGCCTTGGCGTCGTCGTGCGAGGCCAGCCGGGCGCCCAGCCACGGCGGGCGGGCCACGACGGCGGTGAGCAGGCCGGGGAGGGCGACGTCCAGGCCGTACCGGGCGCGGCCGGTGACGATGTCGCGGGCGTCGACCCGCCCGGCGCGCTTGCCGAGGACCTTCCAGTCGGCGCGCGGGGTCAGTTCGACGGTGACGGTGGTCGGGTCGAGCGCCGAGGCGGCCTGCACCAGTTCCGCGTACGGGAGCGCGCGGCGGCGGTGCCGGACGTGGCCGTCGCGGGCGGCGCACTCGGCGACGGGCACGCCCCAGCGCCGGGCGGCGGCGGTGACCAGGAGCGCGCGGGCGGTCGCGGCGGCGCGGCGCACCGGGTCGGCGAGCTGGCGCACCGAGGTGGAGTTGCCGATGCCCTGCCTGCCGTAGCGGGCGGTGTCGCCGGGGGCCTGCTCGACGGCGACCGAGGCCAGCGGCACGGCCAGCTCCTCGGCGACCAGCATGGCGACGACCGTGCGCACGCCCTGCCCGGTGTCGGGCCGGGGCACGGTCGTGGTGACCCGGCCGCGCGCGTCCAGCCGGACCAGCACGTTCGGCACGAGTCCCGCGCCGGAGGCGAAGGCGGGCGCGGGGAGCGCGACGGTGAGCCCGACGGCGGCCAGGAAGCCGCGGCGGCCGATCACCTCGGCCCCCGGTCGCGGGCGGCGCGCTTCACGGCGGCGCGCACGCGCGAGTAGGTGCCGCAGCGGCAGACGTTGTCGCGCAGGGCCTCGTCGATGTCGGCGTCGCTGGGGTCGGGCACGCGGGCGAGGAGGGCGACGGTGCTCATGATCTGGCCGGGCTGGCAGTAGCCGCACTGGGCGACGTCCAGCTCCAGCCAGGCCCGCTGCACCGGGTGGTCGCCGTCCGCGGAGAGCCCCTCGACGGTGGTGACCTCGGCGTGCACCTCGGACACCGGCAGCACGCACGGCCGCGCCGCCGCGCCGCCGACCAGCGAGGTGCACGCCCCGCACGCGCCGACGCCGCACCCGTACTTGGGCCCGGTGAGCCCGAGGTCCTCGCGCAGCACCCACAGCAGCGGGGTGTCGTCGGGCACGTCCACGACGTGCCACCGCTCGTTGACCCGCAACCGCCGTCGCACCACGCGCCCTCCTCGGATCGGCCGTCAGCCAGGGTGCCCCGATCGGACAATCGGCACAATGCGCCCGTTCGGCGGCGGGCGCGGCGTTCGGCGGCGCGCGACCCCTGAGTCGGCCGCGAGGCGTTGACCTTGATCCACCGGGTGTGCCGACACCGGTGCCCCGAACGGCCCACGCTGATCAGGGGGACTGCTGGCGTGGAGGAAGTCCTCGCTGGCGCTGGGGGTGTGCGCGGCGCTGCTCGTGCCCGCCACGGCCGCGAGCGCCGCGACCCGGTCCAACGGCTTCGAGCGGCTGCCCTCGGGCGCGCGGGCCCCGTTCGCGCTCGAACCGGCGCGCGAGCACCGGGTTCGGCAGCGGGTGCGGGTGAACACGGTGGCGGACGGGGTGGCGAACCAGGACGGCGCGGTGGAGGTGTGGTTCGACGGGCGCAAGGCGGGCGAGCGCACCGGGCTGCGGTTCGTGACCAACGCCGACCTGGTGGACCGGGCGTGCTTCTCCTCGTTCTTCGGGGGCGCGGCGGGGAGCTTCGCCCCCCAGCACGACTCGTGGATCTGGCACGACGACGTCAGGTGTCCCCCCTGTAGCTAGCACGGCGGAGTGAACCACGGCCGCGCCCGGCCGGGCAGGCACCAGGATCGCCCCTGGTCGGAGCCGGGGAGGTTGCGACGTGCGGGCGTGGTCGGTGCGGGCGGGGAAGGTCGGCGAGCGCGAGGCGTGGGCGCTGGGGCCGGGTGCACGGGCGGCGGGTTCGGCGGGGTGGCGGACCTGGGCGGGGCGGTGGACCGCGAGGCGGTGCTGACAGCGGTGCGCGCGGCGAAGCCGGACGCCGCCGAGCAGGCGCTGCGGAACTTCACCGCGCAGCTGTGGGCGCTGCGCTCGCGGATGGCCGAGGGCGACCTGGTGGTGGTGCCGCTGAAGAACTCCGGGCAGCACCTGGCGATCGGCGAGGTCGCGGGCGGCTACCGGTGCTCGGTGGAGCAGCCGGACGTGGAGCGCAGGCACGTGCGCCCGGTGCGCTGGCTGGTGGCGGACCTGCCGCGCACGGTGGTGAAGCAGGACCTGCTGTGCTCGTTCGGCGCGTTCTCGACGGTGGAGGAGGTCCCGGACGAGGCGGCGGACTCGGCGCAGCACGACGTGGACATCGCCCGCTACGCCCTGGACCGCATCGCGAGCCGCACCATCGAGGAGTTCGCCGGGCACCGCCTGGCCGACCTGGTCGCGGCGGGGCTGCTGGTGGCGTGGGGCGGGATCACGAAGCAGGCCGAGCAGTACCTGTCGACCCAGCGGTTCACGATCGAGGTGTGGGACTCGGAGCTGCTGCTGGGCGGGTGTTCGCGAACTACCCGGCGCTGCCACCGGAACTGCGCGCGGAACTGCCGCTGCGGCAGGTGTGGGCGCTGGTGGAGGAGGACGGGTGAGGGGGTGCGCGGTGGCGCCGCCCGCGCGCCTGCGATCGACGCGCGGGCGGCGTCACCCGGTCCTCGGGTCAGGCGGGCGGCGTGCAGGTCACGCTGCCGACGGTGACCGCGCCGCGTTCGCCCGCTCGGGTGGCCGGCCCCATGTCCGGGCCCAGCCACAGGCGGACCGCGTGCACGGTCAGTGAGCCGTCGCCGTCCTCGGCCCACGTCCGGGTGTTGAAGACCGCGCGGACGCCGTTGGCCAGGGTGGTCTCGTAGTCGACCGGGACGGTGTCCGGGAGGGACGTGCCGACGACTCCGCGCAGGGTGAACGCGGACTCGACGGTGCCGTCCGGGGTGGCGCGGCAGGAGATCGTGTAGGAGCCGACCTTCAGCAGCGGCAGGCCCGTGTCGGGGTGGTTGAAGCGGAACGCCTTGCCGGTCGCGGTCGTGGTGACGGCGCCGGACGGCTCGGTCTCGCAGGTGGTGCTGCCCTGGCCGAACGCGACGAGCTTGCCGCCGGTCGCGCCGGACGTCTCGGCGCCGGTGGACTCGCCGCTCACGCAGGTGGCGAGCGGCGGGATGTCCACGAGCAGCTCGCTCGCGGTGCGGATCACGGCGTTGCCGACGCTGGCCGCGCCGGACACGCCGCCGGGGGCGGTCTTGGCGGGTGCGGTCTTGGCCGGTGCGCCCTCGGGTGCGGCGGTCGCGGGCGCGGGGGTGAGCGCGAGCAGGCAGGCCACCGCCGTCGCTACCGCTCGTCTGCTGGTGGGGGACAACGTCATCAGCTCCTCTGGGGTGGACCTCGGTCCCTCCGAGTGCAGCGCGCCGGACGGCGGTGGGGCCAGCCGTGCGGCGGGAACCACCCGGCAGAACGCGGTGATCACCCTTGCAGGGCACGCACTTGTGCACCGTCACGATCGGTGCGGACGGCGGGGAATCCGGGTGACGCCCGGTCGTGGGTTCAGCGGCGCTTCAGCGAGCGGGTGGACACTGCGCGACAACCCCGCCCCCGCCCCCGCCCCGCCCCGAAAGCTCAGCGCGGCGCGGGGCCCGTCGACTCGCGCACCACCAGCTCCGGCGGGCGCACCTCCTCCGGCCCGGCGCCGTCCACCACCCCGAGCCCCGCCAGCAGCGTCACCGCCGCCGCCCGCCCGAGCCCGACCAGGTCCTGCCGGACCGTCGTCAGCGCCGGGTGCAGCAGCTCGCACAGCGGCAGGTCGTCGTGCCCCACCACGGACAGCTCCCCCGGCACGTCGATCCCGAGCCGCCGGGCGGTGACGAGCCCGGCGGCGGCCATCGAGTCGTTCGCGAACAGCACCGCCGTCGGCCGCTCCGCCGAGGCCAGCAGCTCCCGCGCCGCCACCGCCGCCGCGCCGGGGTCGAACCCGCTCGCGCGGACGCACACCGGGACCAGCCCGTACGCGCCCAGCGCCCGCCGGAGCGCCGCGCGCCTGCGCCGCGTGTGCACCCGGTCCTCCGGCCCGCTCACGTGCCCGAACCGCCGGTGCCCCAGCCCCACCAGGTGCTCCACCGCGCGCGTGATCCCCCGGTGCTGGTCGCGGGCGCGCACGGTCGGCACCGGGTCGGGCCGCCACGGCGTGCCGACCAGCGCGGCGGGCAGCCCCAGCTCGCGCAGCAGCGCGAAGCGCGGGTCCCGAACCCGGCTCTCGGTGAGCACGACCCCGTCGACCCGCCGCCCGGCGGCGAGCGCCCGGTACGCGCGCTCCTCGCCGCCGTCGTCGACCAGGTGCAGCAGCAGCCCCCACCCGAGCGGCGCGAGCGCGCTCTCGACGCCGGTGATGAGCTGGGCGAAGTGCGGGTCGCTGCTGAGCAGGTCGGGGTCGCGGCGCAGCACCAGCCCGAGCGCGCCGACCCGCGCCCCGCGCAGCGCCACCGCCGCGGCGGACGGCGCCCACCCCAGTTCGGCCGCGGCGGCGAGCACGCGCAGCCGGGTCGCCTCGGCCAGCCGCCCCTTGCCGTTGACCGCCGCCGACACCGCCCCGACCGACACGCCCGCGCGCGCGGCGACGTCGGCGATGGTCGGTCTGCCCGAACCCGTTCGCCCCACGGCGACCTCCCTCAAGCCTGTTCGGCGCAATCTGCCGCGGCACTGCGGTCCAGGGTCTCCCCGACGGCTGTGGTGAAACGTTATACCTGGTGGGGTGAAGCGCTCTTCGGCACTGGTGACCGGTCCGGACGGCAGGCCCGACGTGTGGTTGGGGGTGAACTTCTGGTCCCGCGCGGGCGGTCCGCTGATGTGGCGGCGCTACGACCCCGACGTGGTGCGCGCGGAACTGCTGGTGATGCGCGCGCACGGCGTCCCGCTGACCAGGAGCTTCTGCTACTGGCCGGACTTCATGCCCGAGGAGGACCGGCTGGACGAGGCGGTCCTGGCCCGGTTCGACCACTTCCTGGACCTGCACCGGGAACTCGGGATGCGCACCATCCCGACGTTCCTGGTGGGCCACATGTCCGGCCAGAACTGGGACCCGCCGTGGCGGCGCGGGCGGGACGTGTTCGGCGACGAGTCGTTCGTGGCGCGGCAGCGCTGGTACGTGCGGGAGCTGGCCGCGCGCTGGAAGGACCACCCGGCGGTCGCGGGGTGGTTGCTGAGCAACGAGATCCCGCTGTACGCGGACGAGCGCACGCGCGGCGTCGGCGCCCTGGACGCCGACGCGGTGACGGCGTGGGCGCAGGCGCTGATCGGCGAGGTGCGGGCGGCGGGCGCGCGGCAGCCGGTGTCGGTCGGCGACGGCGCGTGGGGCGTGGAGGTCACCGGGCTGGACAACGGTTTCCGGGTGCGCGACCTGGCCCCGCTGGTGGACTTCCACGGCCCGCACGTCTACCGCATGGAGGACGACCCGCTGCGGCTGCACCTGGCGGCGGCGTGGGTGTGCGAGCTGCTCGACGTCGGCGGGAAACCGGTGGTGCTGGAGGAGTTCGGCGTCACCTCCGACTACACCTCGGACGAGAACGCCGCGCACTACTACCGGCAGGTGCTGCACAACTCGCTGCTCGCGGGCGCGACGGGCTGGATCGCCTGGAACAACACGGACTTCGACGACCTGGCCGACCAGGAGCCGTACTCGCACCACCCGTTCGAGCTGCACTTCGGCCTGACCACCGCGCGCGGCGAGCCGAAGCCGCAGCTGCTGGAGCTGCGCGAGTTCGCGGAGGTGTTGCGGCGCACGGACTTCGCGCGGTTGCGCAGGCCGGACGCGGAGGTGGTGCTGGTGGTGCCGTCGTACCTGGAGAAGCGCTACCCGTTCACGGTGCCCGAGGACGCGACGAGCGTGTTCGAGCACGGGCGGCAGGCGTACGCGGCGGCGCGCGAGGCGGACCTGCCGGTGGGGGTGGCGCGGGAGGCGGACGGGCTGCCGCCGGACTGCGCGCTGTACCTGCTGCCGTCGGCGAAGCAGCTGCTGGCGCCCACGTGGCGGGAGCTGCTGCGGCGGGCGGAGGAGGGGGCGGTGGTGTACGCGTCGTACTTCCACGGGGCGCACAAGGTGCAGCGCGGGTCGTGGTGGCCGGACCTGGACGGGATGTTCGGGGTGGCCAAGCGGTCGCGGTACGGGCTGGTGGAGCCGGTCGTGGAGGACGAGCTGCGGTTGCGGGTGGTGACCGGGTTCGGCGGGTTGGCGGTGGGCGAGGAGCTGGTGTTCGCGGTGGGCGGGAACGCGCACTCGCGGGCGTTCCTGCCGGTGGACCCGGTGGAGGCCGAGGTGCTGGCGGTGGACGGTCGCGGGCGGCCCGCGCTGCTGCGGCGGCGGGTGGGGTCCGGGGCGATGGTGCTGTGCGCTTACCCGTTGGAGCACATGGCTTCCGCGACGCCGTCGGTGAACCCGGAGGACACCTGGCGGCTGTACGCGGCGCTCGCGGCGGAGGCCGGGGTGGTGCCGGAGGTGTCGGTGGACGATCCGGGGGTGCTGGTGTCGGTGCTGGAGCACGAGGACGGGCGGCGGTTCGCGTGGCTGGTGAGCCAGCGCGGGGAACCGGTGTCGGCGCGGGTGCTCGGGGCGGGGTTGCGGTCGTTCGGCGACGTGGTGGAGCTCGGCCCGTACGAGGTCGTGGTGGCGGAGGTGGAGCGGTGAGGATCGTGTCGGCCGAGGTCGTGGTGACCTCACCGGGTCGGAACTTCGTGACGTTGCGGATCACCACCGAGGACGGGCTTTCCGGGCTGGGCGACGCGACGCTCAACGGGCGCGAGCTGGCGGTGCGGGCGTACCTGGTGGAGCACGTCGTGCCGCTGCTGGTCGGGCGGGACGCGTCGGCGGTCGAGGACACCTGGCAGTACCTGTACCGGGGCGCGTACTGGCGGCGCGGGCCGGTGACGATGGCGGCGATCGCGGCGGTGGACACGGCGCTGTGGGACATCAAGGCGAAGGCGGCCGGGATGCCGCTGTACCAGCTGCTGGGCGGGGCGTGCCGGGTGGGCGCGCTGGCGTACGGGCACGCGTCGGGGCGGGACCTGCCGGAGCTGTTCGACTCGATCCGGGCGCACCTGGAGCGCGGGTACCGGGCGATCCGGGTGCAGACCGGGGTTCCGGGGCTGGGCGTGGTGTACGGGGTGGCGGCGTCGGTGGGCGGGCAGCGGTACGAC encodes:
- a CDS encoding (2Fe-2S)-binding protein, with the translated sequence MVRRRLRVNERWHVVDVPDDTPLLWVLREDLGLTGPKYGCGVGACGACTSLVGGAAARPCVLPVSEVHAEVTTVEGLSADGDHPVQRAWLELDVAQCGYCQPGQIMSTVALLARVPDPSDADIDEALRDNVCRCGTYSRVRAAVKRAARDRGPR
- a CDS encoding xanthine dehydrogenase family protein molybdopterin-binding subunit, whose protein sequence is MIGRRGFLAAVGLTVALPAPAFASGAGLVPNVLVRLDARGRVTTTVPRPDTGQGVRTVVAMLVAEELAVPLASVAVEQAPGDTARYGRQGIGNSTSVRQLADPVRRAAATARALLVTAAARRWGVPVAECAARDGHVRHRRRALPYAELVQAASALDPTTVTVELTPRADWKVLGKRAGRVDARDIVTGRARYGLDVALPGLLTAVVARPPWLGARLASHDDAKALAVPGVLTTVALDGVAGAQGGVAVVARSAPAALAGRAALTCEWTGGTPDADSREWLAQLVAALPQDPPPANGHTAAYELPLLAHAPMEPMNATADARPDLVRLWAPTQDPGGLRDTLTRALGVPVEVEPTLSGGAFGRRIEDDYALEAIACSRAAGAPVKVLWTREDDTRHDSYRPMSAHRLTAELGPDGLPVRRAHRVATWGLTVLPFFGTPQLVLASGDHFPYAVPGEVTATVLPAPLRTGFWRAVYAGQFAYAEECFLSALAQRAGWDQVEYRRRLLADQPRVLRVLDAAAARVRFRPGPGRALGVACHLEYGSAIAVLAEVDARGGKPVVRKVTAAVDVGQALHPSGVRAQVEGGALDAISTVLGARITVRAGRVEQSSFRDYAWARIDAAPEFDVVLVDSDAPLGGMGELAYPPAAAAVASAVAQATGRPVTGMPVHSEVG
- a CDS encoding DUF6239 family natural product biosynthesis protein, which produces MHDHGSVGLPLGFTLLRLLLLGSVTLVAAWSLLRAAVPAEPGQRARRAAAGAAALGGIAALLAADARWMPDRAAVAVIALLVLPTVLRGPRPVLGWCATAGVTAAALAVGVAATRAPAGGTAAGAPAAGGAGADVTGGSGRAVGDVAGAPGLAGGPGAAGGPGLAGGPAPAAGSDLAGGPDLAASPDLAGGSPLDALVAGPPSTAPYLALIAAFAGASWLALCPPTRAARVVGGVFGAVLLAALGHVTASGWLVSPPAGDPLLARAELGGARVDVLVVPHMPGWNLVQTSGAATSVGNAPAALTPTSPVAGQGGRWALVWLPEGRGELWLAGAGARTTVVVDTGTTAWTGRDVRGPDGPDYASAVLAARLAGGRGDLPLPELSAEDARALRAEVAAVGGPLAVRADASPRSAEAAEVVRAEADRLGVPVDPAAPRALVLGGEPTGDHLAPWLAPPDLSTPTARRYATVLAEAFPDARPTTSGLRAWLATT
- a CDS encoding polysaccharide lyase, with protein sequence MPATAASAATRSNGFERLPSGARAPFALEPAREHRVRQRVRVNTVADGVANQDGAVEVWFDGRKAGERTGLRFVTNADLVDRACFSSFFGGAAGSFAPQHDSWIWHDDVRCPPCS
- a CDS encoding putative PEP-binding protein, coding for MTATSVREVPGVLLVGSPTTSVQGECNRGGEPIPGAVLVAESLGPELYEAIVVSAAVVCARGGRTGHMQSLCRSRGIPVLRVAPAELGALAGEVTVRLDRESVLLGAAVPAPRAPGPAPARLDEVDSVCVVVADATDVRAVNALSPWVAQVESYFIREEFACLSAELSPFDALRSGVAGARRYGAALADELCGMLAELLPGQRLVMRLLDLRSDDAAQITTGVPVEGEPNPELGLHGARWLLAEENYPHAFRALRGRLRELAGPAADRVSFAVPFINDRDEFQRLRAHLGLDAGTPLGVFVETPAAVHSTAEFCVAGASELFVGTKDLIQFYLAADRGNHLVASTYQTRHPAVLAALRHAVTAGRGGGVPVHVFALGADVEHYVRRLPTRRLMMCTAELRQVALAAAERAAAERAATGRVAGEPVAAAG
- a CDS encoding FAD/NAD(P)-binding protein: MPLPADHPRRVVIVGAGLAGTATAIRLLRFAAEPVEVRLVERRAAHRSAGVAYHPDGNHWHHVFNIQAGRMSVFREDVDDFVSWANTEADRSSWPDGWRGTEFTESGPAPRRVYADYLADRLAAAAREAAPGVRLVEVDGEVVDVEPDGDGHRLLVELPPSAGGGRERVRADHVVLATGLEEKDLPFAADVADHPAFVRRPYSRDGLERVLAVPPDASVVIVGTLLSAYDSAALLLRRGHTGRIRMLSGSGRTLRTYPTDHRHRVLDLPPPRLSGPRYEGRDALVRRWLAEWRRACEALVGAHPDVAPAVVAERVLKAWEPHLPEVMARIPTPELRALLDAHGGLLATLRVSAVEHTTGIVDAALAEGDRLTAESGRVAGIRAVDGGSLVVSLVDGREFPADLVISNFGREPDYERVDSALWRGLLRTGLAVPHARTGRGIEVGADGALLCPGGAERGGLWAVGGPREGDEVVRNGRLGAFSFNLAAIKNHSVGVAAALLRRLESGYGEPGRADPGLADPVARADFERAVDLDVRRMATADRAGREALAGELADAVRSARERWGGSAAPSARELRTAVNEAASARLNDLSVTPRELRDRLGLGETLSR